From Gimesia panareensis, the proteins below share one genomic window:
- a CDS encoding O-antigen ligase family protein, with amino-acid sequence MSKRRKQNRSQPPASSTPPMDSGPISLGTFCDAKLLFLTGLLVSARYFLPAESAAQGETLPLVLGWFLAAILFFVTQLTNCSRSLRLDRFDAGVWLLVLGQVLATLVMILFHEGQQRAALNMLWEWVALGFSFSLLRRVVAVPTLRITFLQCLLATIVLLSLYGIWQHHWMYRQLAQEYLSVRQQYDAAVTPDASVKFQNELISMGVPAHALQGSSRQLWEDRLLKSNEPLGMFALANTFAGLLAVGFLISFAMSIHSLFPPQTAEGAPALRSRFQIGVYLLCTMLIGYCLILTKSRSAWGGLLAGLVSLGLLKLLQRRQLSQTAHQFSRKQLITGVSLAVILLLGFFLLATLSGGFDRAVLSEAPKSLQYRIEYWTATWDVIKENLMWGTGPGNFREHYLKYKLPGSSEEIADPHNLFLDVWANAGLIALLGLLLTLALAGYRWFLKPLIEKQSDTVEVVSVSETDPLLRLALVLGFTLTFPLLWFMQLFLSGIDETLFWLFLIGWLAVYFTIRGGRQTADSSAQAFSTASLVPLSLAAGFVALSVHLLIAGGIAMPAITQTWLLLMALAFPVPRVQAVAAPESAEQTSGLTPIHLRAIPLLICVLLLILFVMTDFAPTIQRDSLVQKAELALMRGQSARIAQQRFSQAGQADPLSPEPWQALAELKFREGERDRRAFEEGVQFKKSAIQRNPLNPLNYFDLGRRYYEQFKSSQQQEDLTDAIDNLKRAVSGYPHNARFRALLAEALSSAGQISESRQQAEQALELDQANRSAQHVDKYLQDETVSRMKQIINNRQTNQN; translated from the coding sequence ATGAGTAAACGCCGAAAACAAAACCGATCGCAACCGCCCGCATCCAGCACGCCTCCCATGGATTCAGGACCGATTTCGCTGGGAACCTTCTGTGATGCCAAGTTGCTGTTTCTGACCGGGCTGCTGGTCTCCGCCCGCTATTTTCTGCCGGCGGAATCCGCCGCCCAGGGGGAAACGCTTCCACTGGTTCTGGGCTGGTTTCTGGCAGCGATTCTGTTTTTCGTTACTCAGCTCACGAACTGTTCCCGCTCACTGCGTCTCGACCGGTTTGATGCCGGCGTCTGGCTGCTCGTCCTGGGACAGGTGCTGGCCACCCTGGTCATGATCCTGTTTCACGAAGGCCAGCAGCGGGCGGCCCTCAACATGCTCTGGGAATGGGTGGCCCTGGGTTTCAGCTTCTCGCTGCTCCGCCGGGTCGTCGCAGTTCCCACACTGAGGATCACCTTTTTACAGTGCCTGCTGGCAACCATTGTCCTGCTCTCCCTGTACGGTATCTGGCAGCATCACTGGATGTATCGGCAGCTCGCCCAGGAGTACCTGTCAGTCAGACAGCAGTACGATGCTGCAGTCACACCAGATGCGAGTGTGAAATTTCAAAATGAACTGATTTCGATGGGAGTCCCCGCCCATGCCCTGCAGGGCAGCAGTCGGCAGTTGTGGGAAGACCGCCTCTTAAAAAGCAACGAACCCCTGGGCATGTTCGCGCTGGCCAACACATTTGCCGGGCTGCTCGCTGTCGGATTTCTGATCTCATTTGCGATGAGCATCCACAGCCTGTTTCCTCCGCAAACAGCAGAGGGCGCTCCAGCTCTCCGCAGCCGCTTCCAGATTGGCGTCTACCTGCTCTGTACCATGCTCATCGGCTACTGCCTGATTCTGACGAAAAGCCGCAGTGCCTGGGGAGGGCTTCTGGCCGGCCTGGTCAGTCTGGGGCTTCTGAAGCTGCTCCAACGGCGTCAGTTGAGTCAGACGGCCCACCAGTTCTCTCGCAAACAGCTGATCACAGGCGTCTCGCTGGCGGTCATACTGCTGTTGGGATTTTTCCTGCTGGCCACGCTCAGCGGCGGTTTCGACCGTGCCGTCCTCTCCGAAGCCCCTAAATCGCTGCAGTATCGGATTGAATACTGGACCGCGACCTGGGACGTCATCAAGGAAAACCTGATGTGGGGCACGGGGCCGGGAAATTTTCGTGAACACTATCTCAAATATAAGCTGCCCGGCTCCAGTGAAGAAATCGCTGACCCCCACAATCTGTTTCTCGACGTCTGGGCCAATGCGGGCCTGATCGCGCTGCTTGGATTATTACTGACCCTCGCACTGGCCGGCTATCGCTGGTTCCTGAAGCCCCTCATCGAGAAACAGTCAGACACCGTTGAAGTAGTGAGTGTCAGCGAGACCGATCCCCTGTTGCGGCTGGCACTCGTTCTCGGATTTACCCTCACATTTCCCCTGCTCTGGTTCATGCAGCTATTTCTATCCGGCATCGATGAAACACTCTTCTGGCTCTTCCTGATCGGCTGGCTGGCGGTTTATTTCACGATCAGGGGAGGACGACAGACTGCAGACAGCTCCGCGCAGGCGTTTTCCACCGCTTCGCTGGTCCCCCTCTCGCTGGCCGCAGGTTTTGTTGCCTTATCCGTTCACCTGCTGATTGCAGGGGGCATTGCGATGCCCGCCATCACCCAGACCTGGCTGCTGTTAATGGCCCTCGCATTCCCGGTCCCCCGAGTACAGGCAGTTGCGGCTCCAGAGTCCGCTGAGCAGACCTCAGGTCTAACACCTATACACTTGAGAGCCATTCCATTACTGATCTGTGTGCTGTTGTTGATTTTATTTGTGATGACCGACTTCGCGCCAACAATTCAGCGTGATTCGCTCGTACAGAAAGCTGAGCTGGCACTCATGCGTGGGCAGTCGGCTCGTATTGCGCAACAGCGATTCAGTCAGGCCGGTCAGGCAGATCCGCTCTCCCCCGAACCCTGGCAGGCCCTGGCTGAGCTGAAATTCAGAGAAGGAGAACGGGATCGACGGGCCTTTGAAGAGGGTGTCCAATTCAAGAAGTCAGCCATTCAGCGAAACCCGTTGAATCCGCTGAACTATTTTGATCTGGGACGTCGGTACTATGAACAGTTCAAATCTTCGCAGCAGCAGGAGGATCTGACCGACGCAATCGACAATCTCAAACGGGCCGTCTCCGGCTATCCCCATAATGCCCGCTTCCGCGCCCTGCTGGCAGAAGCACTTTCCTCGGCAGGTCAGATCAGCGAGAGTCGTCAGCAGGCTGAACAGGCACTGGAACTGGATCAGGCCAACCGGAGTGCTCAACACGTGGACAAATATTTGCAAGACGAAACAGTGAGTCGAATGAAACAAATAATTAACAATAGACAAACGAATCAGAATTGA